GCTGCGTTTCGCTGGTTGCACTTACGCTCTTGTCTGCGAGCTGCGCCGATTTGCAGAGGCGTCAAAATCTGCAGCGCTGTCGTTTCAGTCTGCAGAATGTTCAGGTGGTGCGCGCCTCGCTGCTGGCGATCGAGCTTAAGCTTCAATTGCAGGTCGAAAATCCTGGCGATGGCGAAGCGCAATTGGATCGTCTCGACTTTGCTCTTTTTCTAGAGGACCGCCGCCTGGGCGACGGCAAGAATCAAACGCCCACGACGATTCCTCCCGGTGAGACGCGGACGATTGAACTGGATTTCCGCGGATCGCCGGCGCAACTGGGGCTGGAATTGCTCAGTATTCTGGGGCGCAGCGGCGAAATCCGCTACCGCGTCGAAGGCGTCGCCTATATGGATGGCGCGCTGGGAACTTTCCCCCTTCCATTCACGGTAGAGAATGCGTTGCGCCGCTGAATCCTCTGCTGTCGCAAAGCGGCTGAAGCCGTTTTCCTTCGGCCCATTTTCCCTGGCGAAGCTCTGGCTGCTACTTTCTGTTCTAGCGCTTGCGTGCGCAGGTCCTGGGCTGCGGCCAGCGTCCGAAATCCGCGCTGTCACCTACAACACTCACTACATGCAGCGTGGCCTGCCCGGAATTGTGGACGCCCTCAAGAGGATCGATGCCGACCTGGTCGCCCTCCAGGAGGTGGCCGCTTCGGGCTCTTCGGTGAGCGCTGCCGCGATTGCCGCTCGATTGGGCTATCAGACCGTCAACAGCTCGGCTTACGTTACCTTTGGTCAGAATTCATGGCGTCTGGCCATACTGGTGCGCGGTCAAATCGTCGGCAGGAATGAGATTCCGCTTGGCCGATCGCGGCGCGCTTTGCGCGTTACGGCGCGAATCCGTGGACGCCAGGTCACATTCATAACATTGCATCTTACGCCCTATG
This is a stretch of genomic DNA from Leptospirales bacterium. It encodes these proteins:
- a CDS encoding LEA type 2 family protein; the protein is MTCRLQRILGCVSLVALTLLSASCADLQRRQNLQRCRFSLQNVQVVRASLLAIELKLQLQVENPGDGEAQLDRLDFALFLEDRRLGDGKNQTPTTIPPGETRTIELDFRGSPAQLGLELLSILGRSGEIRYRVEGVAYMDGALGTFPLPFTVENALRR